Proteins from one Hydrogenophaga sp. SL48 genomic window:
- a CDS encoding glutamine synthetase family protein, which translates to MTHFAQRCDVHDAEREAACRQTAQLIEASGVKRVRMGWCDVHGMLRGKTLMASAAIHALRHGVGMVGTMMLKDSADRTAWKVFESGGAADLPGFEGAANLVLLPDPASFTLLPWSAGTGWLRCQPWFQDATPVSIDSRRVLQQALDKLGTTGFGLKTGLEVEFHIYRITDTNPQLDPELAGWPGLPPSVEMIHPGYNLQSEAMMDMVDEPMRIVMDTAQALGLPLQSLEIELGPSQVEAVFDATDAMTAADQMVLFRNGVRQALRRAGYHATFMCRPPFPNIMSSGWHLHQSLVERGTGLNAFARASAEPGRTRADARHALSDAGAHWLAGLLAHAEGMTALCTPTVNGYGRFRPNALAPQSILWGQDNRGAMLRVVGGPGDGATRIENRIGEPAANPYLYIASQIHAGLDGLLRGLEPPAASDTPYAGEHPRIPTTLGDALAALRADAALNEGLGGDVVHHFCRIKQSEINRHADAKDSTDFERREYFSRT; encoded by the coding sequence ATGACGCACTTCGCCCAACGCTGCGACGTGCACGACGCCGAGCGGGAAGCCGCTTGCCGGCAGACCGCCCAACTCATCGAGGCCAGCGGTGTGAAACGCGTGCGCATGGGCTGGTGCGACGTGCACGGCATGCTGCGTGGCAAGACGCTGATGGCGTCGGCGGCGATCCACGCGCTGCGCCACGGCGTGGGCATGGTGGGCACGATGATGCTCAAGGACAGTGCCGACCGCACGGCGTGGAAGGTGTTCGAGTCCGGCGGCGCGGCCGACCTGCCCGGCTTTGAAGGGGCCGCCAACCTGGTGCTGCTGCCCGACCCGGCCAGCTTCACGCTCCTGCCCTGGAGCGCCGGCACGGGCTGGCTGCGCTGCCAGCCGTGGTTCCAGGACGCCACGCCCGTGTCCATCGACAGCCGCCGCGTGTTGCAGCAGGCGCTGGACAAACTGGGCACCACCGGCTTCGGTCTCAAGACCGGCCTGGAGGTCGAGTTCCACATCTACCGCATCACCGACACCAACCCGCAGCTCGATCCCGAACTCGCCGGCTGGCCTGGCCTGCCGCCGAGCGTGGAGATGATCCACCCCGGCTACAACCTGCAGTCCGAGGCCATGATGGACATGGTCGACGAACCGATGCGCATCGTCATGGACACGGCGCAGGCGCTCGGCCTGCCCCTGCAGTCGCTCGAAATCGAGCTCGGCCCCAGCCAGGTGGAGGCGGTGTTCGACGCCACCGACGCGATGACGGCCGCCGACCAGATGGTGCTGTTCCGCAACGGCGTGCGCCAGGCGCTGCGCCGCGCGGGTTATCACGCCACGTTCATGTGCCGCCCGCCCTTCCCGAACATCATGTCCAGCGGCTGGCACCTGCACCAGTCGCTGGTGGAGCGCGGCACCGGGCTCAACGCCTTCGCGCGCGCCAGCGCCGAACCCGGCCGCACGCGGGCGGACGCGCGCCACGCGCTGTCGGACGCCGGCGCCCACTGGCTGGCCGGGCTGCTGGCGCACGCCGAAGGCATGACCGCCTTGTGCACGCCCACGGTCAACGGCTACGGCCGCTTCCGGCCCAACGCGCTCGCACCACAAAGCATCCTCTGGGGTCAGGACAACCGCGGCGCCATGCTGCGTGTGGTCGGTGGGCCGGGCGATGGCGCCACGCGCATCGAAAACCGCATCGGCGAGCCCGCCGCCAACCCCTACCTGTACATCGCCTCGCAGATCCACGCCGGGCTCGACGGCCTGCTGCGCGGACTGGAGCCGCCCGCCGCATCGGACACGCCCTACGCCGGCGAACACCCCAGAATACCCACGACGCTGGGCGACGCACTGGCCGCCCTTCGCGCCGATGCGGCGCTCAACGAAGGCCTGGGCGGCGACGTGGTGCACCATTTCTGCCGCATCAAACAGTCCGAGATCAACCGCCACGCCGACGCCAAGGACAGCACCGACTTCGAGCGCCGCGAATACTTCAGCCGCACCTGA
- a CDS encoding LysR family transcriptional regulator, translating into MQTILDPKWHLFAKVAELGSLSRASAALDMPPSVVSRHIAQLEEESGSRLFRRTGRGVVLTELGERIYPRIKAMILASEQLADDIRASRGVPMGEVRLGLLPSTVAILAGPLFAEAKQRFPEVQLHITEGSSAQLEEWLKEGRLDLSLLLREENTAHPDEPVLTTLPLSLIVPAAHPLASRQTISFNEVLALALVLPSNPHPMRSRLEGLARQRDASLQMAAEADSIHLQHEIVAHGGGFAITAGQLSAPQRERLTTLHIVDPVLSRSVVLGTTLHRPSTHALREVSRLIQEVAPALLNS; encoded by the coding sequence GTGCAGACCATCCTGGATCCGAAATGGCATCTGTTCGCGAAAGTCGCCGAACTGGGCAGCCTGTCGCGCGCCTCTGCGGCGCTGGACATGCCCCCGTCGGTGGTCAGCCGGCACATTGCCCAGCTCGAAGAGGAGTCCGGCAGCCGCCTGTTCCGGCGCACGGGTCGCGGGGTGGTGCTGACCGAACTCGGCGAGCGGATCTACCCCCGCATCAAGGCCATGATCCTGGCGAGCGAGCAGCTGGCCGACGACATCCGCGCCAGCCGGGGCGTTCCGATGGGCGAGGTGCGTCTGGGCTTGCTGCCGTCGACCGTGGCGATTCTCGCGGGGCCGCTCTTCGCTGAAGCCAAACAGCGGTTTCCCGAGGTGCAGCTGCACATCACCGAAGGTTCCAGCGCGCAGCTCGAAGAGTGGCTCAAGGAGGGACGCCTGGACCTCTCGCTGTTGCTGCGAGAGGAAAACACCGCCCACCCGGACGAGCCCGTTCTGACCACGTTGCCGCTCTCGCTGATCGTTCCGGCGGCCCACCCGCTCGCGTCTCGCCAGACCATCAGCTTCAACGAGGTCCTGGCGCTTGCGCTGGTGTTGCCGTCCAACCCCCACCCGATGCGCTCGCGGCTGGAAGGCCTGGCGCGGCAGCGGGATGCGTCGCTCCAGATGGCGGCGGAGGCCGACTCCATCCACCTCCAGCACGAGATCGTGGCGCACGGCGGCGGGTTCGCCATCACCGCGGGCCAGCTGAGCGCACCCCAGCGCGAACGCCTGACCACCCTGCACATCGTCGACCCCGTGCTTTCGCGCTCGGTGGTGCTCGGCACCACCCTTCACCGGCCCTCCACCCACGCGCTGCGCGAGGTGTCCAGGCTGATCCAGGAAGTGGCGCCTGCCTTGCTGAATTCGTAA
- a CDS encoding fumarylacetoacetate hydrolase family protein yields the protein MSFVFTPPPVVSVPVVGRAERFPVHRIYCVGRNYEEHAKEMGFTGREPPFFFLKPADAIVVADPGKTAVIPYPSLTSNLHHEIELVVAMGKGGRGIKAEDAASHIFGYAVGLDMTRRDLQTEMKKQGRPWCIGKGYDQSAPIGPITPAAEAGDIANAAIWVQVNGSDRQRSNVAKLIWNIAETIEHLSNAWELQPGDLIYTGTPEGVAAVVKGDTMTGGVDGLSGITVKVA from the coding sequence ATGAGCTTCGTTTTCACCCCACCGCCCGTCGTCTCCGTGCCCGTGGTCGGACGTGCCGAACGCTTTCCGGTGCACCGCATCTATTGCGTCGGCCGCAACTACGAAGAGCATGCCAAGGAGATGGGGTTCACCGGCCGCGAGCCGCCGTTTTTCTTCCTCAAGCCGGCCGACGCCATCGTGGTCGCCGACCCTGGCAAGACCGCCGTCATCCCCTACCCCAGCCTCACCTCCAACCTGCACCACGAGATCGAGCTGGTCGTGGCGATGGGCAAAGGCGGTCGTGGCATCAAGGCCGAAGACGCCGCAAGCCACATCTTCGGCTACGCCGTGGGCCTGGACATGACCCGCCGCGACCTGCAGACCGAGATGAAGAAGCAGGGCCGCCCCTGGTGCATCGGCAAGGGTTACGACCAGTCGGCCCCCATCGGCCCGATCACGCCCGCGGCCGAGGCCGGCGACATCGCCAACGCGGCCATCTGGGTGCAGGTCAACGGCAGCGACCGCCAGCGCAGCAACGTCGCCAAGCTGATCTGGAACATCGCCGAGACCATCGAACACCTGTCCAACGCCTGGGAACTGCAGCCCGGCGACCTGATCTACACCGGCACGCCCGAAGGCGTGGCGGCGGTGGTCAAGGGCGACACCATGACCGGTGGCGTCGACGGGCTGAGTGGCATCACGGTCAAGGTGGCCTGA
- a CDS encoding ribose-phosphate diphosphokinase — protein MSSTPPLSAGCLLCFDDEQAIAQAAAIAAGLSFAVIERHRFPDGELRLRLPEALPPRVVIWRGLHQPNEKIVELLLVAPTARQLGAQHLTLVAPYLAYMRQDIAFNPGEVVSQRVLGACLATLFDAVITVDPHLHRVATLEEAVPVKDAVVLSGAPLLADFIASRRQDVLLIGPDEESLQWVAQAAQRHGWQSGVCRKTRHGDRHVDIELPGLPVAGRAVVLMDDVASSGHTVAQAARLLKAAGAASVDVAVTHALFAAGAVQLIREAGASQIWSTDCIPHASNAVCIVPAVAAALAALLPAPA, from the coding sequence ATGTCTTCCACCCCCCCGTTGTCCGCGGGCTGCCTGTTGTGTTTTGACGATGAGCAAGCCATCGCCCAGGCTGCAGCCATTGCGGCGGGCCTGTCGTTCGCCGTCATCGAGCGCCACCGTTTCCCCGACGGTGAGCTGCGCCTGCGCCTGCCCGAGGCGCTGCCGCCGCGCGTCGTGATCTGGCGTGGCCTGCACCAACCCAATGAAAAGATCGTGGAACTGCTGCTCGTGGCGCCCACCGCGCGGCAGCTTGGCGCGCAGCACCTCACGCTGGTGGCGCCGTACCTCGCCTACATGCGGCAGGACATCGCGTTCAACCCCGGCGAGGTGGTGAGCCAGCGTGTGCTGGGCGCCTGCCTCGCCACGCTGTTCGACGCCGTGATCACGGTGGACCCGCACCTGCACCGGGTGGCCACGCTGGAAGAGGCGGTGCCGGTGAAAGACGCCGTGGTACTCAGCGGCGCGCCGCTGCTCGCCGACTTCATCGCCAGCCGGCGGCAGGACGTGTTGCTGATCGGACCCGACGAAGAGTCGTTGCAGTGGGTGGCGCAGGCCGCGCAGCGCCACGGCTGGCAAAGTGGTGTGTGCCGCAAGACGCGCCACGGCGACCGCCATGTGGACATCGAACTGCCCGGCCTTCCCGTCGCCGGACGGGCGGTGGTGCTGATGGACGATGTGGCCAGCTCGGGTCACACGGTGGCGCAGGCCGCGCGGCTGTTGAAAGCGGCCGGGGCGGCGTCGGTGGACGTGGCGGTGACGCACGCGCTGTTCGCCGCCGGTGCCGTGCAGCTGATCCGCGAGGCCGGTGCCAGTCAGATCTGGAGCACCGACTGCATTCCCCACGCCAGCAACGCGGTCTGCATCGTGCCTGCGGTGGCGGCTGCCCTGGCTGCGCTGTTGCCTGCGCCCGCCTGA
- a CDS encoding NUDIX hydrolase produces MQRSPIQHCRQCGASVTYRLPDDGDTKPRAICTVCHTVHYENPLNVVGTVPVWGETGEQVLLCLRNIEPRKGKWTLPAGFMELGETTAEGAHRETIEEAGAQIELGELFTLMNVARVGQLHMYYRARLLSDHFDPGFETIEARLFTEDQIPWDEIAFRTVRETLECYFADRRRGRFGFHTIDIA; encoded by the coding sequence ATGCAACGCAGCCCCATTCAGCACTGCCGCCAATGCGGCGCGAGCGTCACCTACCGGCTTCCCGACGACGGCGACACCAAACCCCGCGCGATCTGCACCGTGTGCCACACCGTGCACTACGAGAACCCGCTCAATGTGGTGGGCACGGTGCCGGTGTGGGGCGAGACCGGCGAACAGGTGCTGCTCTGCCTGCGCAACATCGAGCCGCGCAAGGGCAAATGGACCCTGCCGGCCGGCTTCATGGAGCTGGGCGAAACCACCGCCGAGGGCGCGCACCGCGAGACCATCGAAGAAGCGGGGGCGCAGATCGAACTCGGCGAGCTGTTCACCCTGATGAACGTGGCTCGCGTCGGCCAGTTGCACATGTACTACCGGGCCCGCCTGCTCAGCGACCACTTTGATCCCGGTTTTGAAACCATCGAGGCTCGGCTCTTCACCGAAGACCAGATTCCCTGGGACGAGATCGCGTTCCGCACGGTGCGCGAAACGCTGGAGTGCTATTTCGCCGACCGCCGCCGCGGGCGGTTCGGGTTCCACACCATCGACATCGCCTGA
- the maiA gene encoding maleylacetoacetate isomerase, with amino-acid sequence MKLYNYFRSSASFRVRIALALKGLSYDYVSVHLAKGEHKLAAYGDVSADQLVPLLELDDGTRLSQSMAIIEYLDEMHPEPALVPRDAIGRARVRALAQSIACEIHPINNLRVLKYLSRELKVDEEAKNTWYRHWVRTGLEAFERQLAQLPASRFCHGDTPTLADCCLVPQIFNGQRFNTPLDGLPRTMAAFDACMALPAFQQAQPSACPDNEP; translated from the coding sequence ATGAAGCTCTACAACTACTTCCGTTCCTCGGCCTCGTTCCGCGTGCGCATCGCGCTCGCGCTCAAGGGCCTGTCGTACGACTACGTGTCGGTGCACCTGGCCAAGGGTGAGCACAAGCTGGCCGCCTACGGTGACGTGTCGGCCGACCAGCTGGTGCCGTTGCTGGAGCTGGACGACGGCACGCGGCTCTCGCAATCGATGGCCATCATCGAGTACCTGGACGAGATGCATCCCGAGCCCGCGCTGGTGCCACGCGACGCCATCGGCCGCGCGCGCGTGCGGGCACTGGCGCAGTCGATCGCCTGTGAGATCCATCCGATCAACAACCTGCGCGTGCTGAAGTACCTGTCCAGGGAGCTGAAGGTGGACGAAGAGGCGAAGAACACCTGGTACCGCCACTGGGTGCGCACAGGTCTCGAGGCGTTCGAGCGTCAGCTCGCCCAGCTGCCGGCTTCGCGCTTCTGCCACGGCGACACGCCCACCCTGGCCGACTGCTGCCTGGTGCCTCAGATCTTCAACGGCCAGCGCTTCAACACACCGCTCGACGGCCTGCCGCGCACCATGGCGGCCTTCGACGCCTGCATGGCCTTGCCCGCGTTCCAGCAGGCGCAACCGTCGGCCTGCCCGGACAACGAACCTTGA
- a CDS encoding GntR family transcriptional regulator, which translates to MSLQETVLMQLRDLILSGEFAPGQRLAEQQLAERLGASRTPVRAALVTLEQEGLVEANDTGKYLVRQFTAREVTDAIAVRGHLEGMAARLVAEHGVSRQLQGDLQACLDEGDRLLADNPLTIESYAAYAAMNDRFHALILAACGNRALQRAVALNDKLPFAPASAMLPMQGTVALDRDWMLYAHRQHHMLFDALRRGEGARAQALGVEHTEVAQMNMRLALERRAESERFMPGMRLVVG; encoded by the coding sequence ATGAGCCTGCAAGAAACCGTTTTGATGCAACTGCGCGACCTGATCCTGAGCGGCGAGTTCGCGCCCGGCCAGCGGCTGGCGGAGCAACAACTGGCCGAGCGCCTGGGCGCTTCGCGCACGCCGGTGCGCGCCGCGCTGGTGACGCTGGAGCAGGAAGGGCTGGTTGAGGCCAACGACACCGGCAAGTACCTGGTGCGCCAGTTCACCGCCCGGGAGGTCACCGACGCGATCGCGGTGCGCGGCCACCTGGAAGGCATGGCGGCGCGGCTGGTCGCCGAGCACGGCGTGTCTCGCCAGCTGCAGGGCGATCTGCAGGCCTGCCTGGACGAGGGCGACCGGCTGCTGGCCGACAACCCGCTCACGATCGAGAGCTACGCCGCCTACGCGGCCATGAACGACCGTTTCCACGCGCTGATCCTTGCCGCCTGTGGCAACCGCGCGCTGCAGCGCGCCGTGGCGCTCAACGACAAGCTGCCGTTCGCTCCGGCGTCCGCCATGTTGCCCATGCAGGGCACGGTGGCGCTGGACCGCGACTGGATGCTCTACGCCCACCGTCAGCACCACATGCTGTTCGACGCGCTGCGCCGGGGCGAGGGCGCGCGCGCGCAGGCGCTCGGTGTGGAGCACACCGAGGTGGCGCAGATGAACATGCGCCTGGCGCTGGAGCGGCGCGCCGAGTCCGAGCGGTTCATGCCCGGGATGCGGCTGGTGGTGGGCTGA
- a CDS encoding thymidine phosphorylase family protein, whose translation MSAQPEQETSDRGSLVLRRVAIDTYHENVAYLHRDCAVYRAEGFQALSKVEVRANGKRILATLNVVDDESIVGCNQLGVSEDAFAQLEVPDGHPASVSQAEPAESIPALFRKINGERLTRDDFHAIVRDIAEHRYSKIELTAFVVASNRSELDREEVFFLTEAMVASGRKLDWHEPLVVDKHCIGGIPGNRTSMLVVPIVAAYGLVFPKTSSRAITSPAGTADTMEVLANVELPFEQLTGIVHSLKGCLAWGGTANLSPADDVLISVERPLNIDSPGQMVASILSKKIAAGATHLVLDIPIGPTAKVRSMPEAQRLRRLFEYVAQRLHLSLDVVITDGRQPVGCGVGPVLEARDVMQVLENHPDAPNDLRQKSLRLAGRLIECSPDVRGGDGFRIARDILDSGRALAQMQAIITAQGARGFDHHHPALGALTLELTAPRAGVVTGIDNLQIAQIARLAGAPKVQGAGVDLCAKLGDAVAEGEVLYRVHASYPADLEFARQATLRASGYTLGEAGQVPQVFVEF comes from the coding sequence ATGAGTGCTCAACCAGAACAAGAGACAAGCGACCGCGGCAGCCTCGTGCTGCGCCGCGTGGCCATCGACACCTACCACGAGAACGTGGCCTACCTGCACCGCGACTGCGCGGTCTACCGGGCTGAGGGATTTCAGGCGCTGTCCAAGGTGGAGGTGCGCGCCAACGGCAAGCGCATCCTGGCCACGCTGAACGTGGTGGACGATGAATCGATCGTCGGTTGCAACCAGCTCGGCGTGTCGGAAGACGCTTTTGCCCAGCTGGAAGTGCCCGACGGCCACCCGGCGTCGGTGTCGCAGGCCGAGCCGGCCGAGTCCATCCCGGCGCTGTTTCGCAAGATCAATGGCGAACGCCTCACACGGGATGACTTCCACGCCATCGTGCGCGACATCGCCGAGCACCGGTATTCCAAGATCGAGCTCACCGCTTTCGTGGTCGCCAGCAACCGCAGCGAGCTGGACCGCGAAGAGGTGTTTTTCCTCACCGAAGCCATGGTCGCCAGCGGCCGCAAGCTGGACTGGCACGAGCCGCTGGTGGTGGACAAACACTGCATCGGCGGCATTCCCGGCAACCGCACGTCCATGCTGGTGGTGCCCATCGTCGCGGCCTACGGGCTGGTGTTCCCCAAGACCTCGTCGCGCGCCATCACCTCGCCCGCGGGCACGGCCGACACCATGGAGGTGTTGGCCAATGTGGAGCTGCCGTTCGAGCAGCTCACCGGCATCGTGCACTCGCTCAAAGGCTGCCTGGCCTGGGGTGGCACGGCCAACCTCTCGCCGGCCGACGACGTGCTGATCTCGGTCGAACGGCCGCTGAACATCGACTCGCCCGGGCAGATGGTGGCGTCCATCCTGTCCAAGAAGATCGCGGCCGGCGCCACCCACCTGGTGCTTGACATTCCCATCGGCCCCACCGCCAAGGTGCGCTCCATGCCCGAGGCGCAGCGCCTGCGCCGGCTCTTCGAATACGTGGCGCAGCGCCTGCACCTGTCGCTGGACGTGGTCATCACCGACGGCCGCCAGCCCGTGGGGTGCGGCGTCGGCCCGGTGCTGGAGGCGCGCGACGTGATGCAGGTGCTGGAGAACCACCCCGATGCCCCCAACGACCTGCGCCAGAAGTCGCTGCGACTGGCGGGCCGCCTCATCGAATGCAGCCCCGATGTGCGCGGCGGCGACGGCTTTCGCATCGCGCGCGACATCCTCGATTCGGGCCGCGCGCTGGCGCAGATGCAGGCCATCATCACGGCGCAGGGCGCGCGCGGTTTCGACCACCATCATCCGGCACTGGGCGCGCTCACGCTGGAGCTGACCGCGCCGCGGGCGGGCGTGGTCACTGGCATCGACAACCTGCAGATCGCGCAGATCGCCCGCCTGGCCGGGGCGCCCAAGGTCCAGGGGGCGGGCGTGGACCTGTGCGCCAAGCTGGGGGATGCCGTGGCCGAGGGTGAGGTGCTGTACCGCGTGCATGCCAGCTACCCGGCCGATCTGGAGTTCGCCCGCCAAGCGACGCTGCGGGCCAGCGGCTACACCCTCGGTGAAGCCGGGCAGGTGCCGCAGGTTTTTGTGGAGTTTTGA
- a CDS encoding TRAP transporter substrate-binding protein, whose amino-acid sequence MIQRRTLLQSGAAVAFGAPALVGLAQQSVTLKFHTFMAPQSNVWLNMHKAWMDKVTKDSDGRIKFEAYPAMQLGGTPVQLFDQARDGVVDIVWTLPGNTPGRFPRIEVFELPFMMNNAEATSKAFWEYTQTAAKDEFKDVQVLALQVHGPGMFHMRNKQVKTAADLVGSKVRGPTRQITKMLSYLGASPVGMPLPQIPDALSKGVIDGCVIPWEVVPSVKVHELTKFHSEFDPAGGALYTTTFVMAMNKAKYASLPPDLKAIIDKNSGLETSAWLGKVQQTGDIAGRESAVKQGNSIYTIPAAEAQEFKRKARLVEVEWMQDMDKRGFNGKQLLETAKGLIEKHGKVAAAAPAAPAKTAAPAKKG is encoded by the coding sequence ATGATCCAACGCAGAACCCTGCTCCAGTCCGGCGCCGCCGTGGCCTTCGGCGCCCCCGCCCTGGTGGGCCTGGCCCAGCAGAGCGTCACGCTCAAGTTCCACACCTTCATGGCCCCGCAGTCCAACGTGTGGCTCAACATGCACAAGGCGTGGATGGACAAGGTCACCAAGGACTCGGACGGCCGCATCAAGTTCGAGGCCTACCCCGCCATGCAGCTGGGCGGCACGCCCGTGCAGCTGTTCGACCAGGCCCGCGACGGCGTGGTGGACATCGTCTGGACCCTGCCGGGCAACACGCCCGGCCGCTTCCCGCGCATCGAGGTGTTCGAGCTGCCGTTCATGATGAACAACGCCGAAGCCACCTCGAAAGCCTTCTGGGAATACACCCAGACCGCCGCCAAGGACGAGTTCAAGGACGTGCAGGTGCTGGCGCTCCAGGTGCATGGCCCGGGCATGTTCCACATGCGCAACAAGCAGGTCAAGACCGCCGCCGACCTCGTCGGCTCCAAGGTGCGGGGCCCCACGCGCCAGATCACGAAAATGCTGAGCTACCTCGGCGCTTCGCCGGTGGGCATGCCCCTGCCGCAGATCCCCGACGCGCTGTCCAAAGGCGTGATCGACGGCTGCGTGATCCCCTGGGAAGTGGTGCCCTCGGTCAAGGTGCACGAGCTGACCAAGTTCCACAGCGAGTTCGACCCCGCTGGCGGTGCGCTCTACACGACCACGTTCGTGATGGCGATGAACAAGGCCAAATACGCCTCGCTGCCGCCCGACCTGAAGGCCATCATCGACAAGAATTCCGGCCTGGAGACCTCGGCCTGGCTGGGCAAGGTGCAGCAGACCGGCGACATCGCCGGCCGCGAATCGGCTGTCAAACAGGGCAACTCGATCTACACCATCCCCGCCGCCGAAGCGCAGGAGTTCAAGCGCAAGGCCCGCCTGGTGGAGGTGGAGTGGATGCAGGACATGGACAAGCGCGGCTTCAACGGCAAGCAGCTGCTGGAGACGGCCAAGGGCCTGATCGAGAAGCACGGCAAGGTGGCCGCAGCGGCGCCTGCGGCGCCCGCCAAAACGGCGGCGCCGGCCAAGAAGGGCTGA
- a CDS encoding 2Fe-2S iron-sulfur cluster-binding protein, with protein sequence MIQIRFIRADGTEQTIQTAPGQSLMKAAVDADVKGIDADCGGSLTCATCHVMLDEPWIGRLPPAIPDERDMLDFAASPVEPGSRLSCQIQLTPALDGLVVRLPASQY encoded by the coding sequence ATGATCCAGATCCGATTCATCCGCGCCGACGGCACGGAGCAGACCATCCAGACCGCACCGGGCCAGAGCCTCATGAAAGCGGCCGTGGACGCCGATGTCAAGGGCATCGACGCCGACTGCGGCGGTTCGCTCACCTGCGCGACCTGCCACGTGATGCTGGACGAGCCCTGGATCGGTCGGCTGCCACCCGCCATTCCCGACGAGCGCGACATGCTGGACTTCGCGGCCAGCCCGGTGGAGCCCGGCAGCCGCCTGAGTTGCCAGATTCAGCTCACGCCCGCGCTCGACGGGCTGGTGGTCCGGCTGCCGGCCAGCCAGTACTGA
- a CDS encoding aromatic ring-hydroxylating dioxygenase subunit alpha, translating to MKAELNQRITQVGPGTPGGELLRRYWQPVALLDEFNPALDPAMAVRPVKAVRVLGQDFVLFRNAEGAFGLLDRDCPHRGADLAFGRNEGDGLRCPFHGWKFDVSGQCTETPAEPAGSTLCTRVKQRSYPLIEKAGALFGWFGPEGSTPPPFPALDCFEAPSTHSFVFKGLWHCNWLQAFEVGIDPAHASYLHRFFHDASLDDSYGKQFRGASVGEVGGERWPMTKVMREFGQPEISFTQQPYGLQLTALRPMTDALTHVRITNAVFPQTFVIPLSETMTITQMHVPVDDTRNHWFAFFTSFDQPVDKDTMRNQRLAAVTLPDYIPKSGRHNQWGFNAEEQQNRTYLGMGEDDINVHDQWACESMGAIQDRTREHLGTTDKVIMANRRMLLQAMDTVEQGGTAPGIADPAQHASITGPDTVDGIAPADGWPAWWQDAVRSKRESAPWHNTAATATANDTVAAT from the coding sequence ATGAAAGCCGAACTGAACCAGCGCATCACCCAGGTCGGGCCGGGCACACCGGGCGGCGAACTGCTGCGCCGCTACTGGCAGCCGGTGGCGCTGCTCGACGAGTTCAACCCGGCACTCGATCCGGCGATGGCCGTGCGCCCGGTGAAAGCGGTGCGCGTGCTGGGGCAGGACTTTGTCTTGTTCAGGAACGCAGAAGGCGCCTTCGGCCTGCTCGACCGCGACTGCCCGCACCGTGGCGCCGACCTGGCCTTCGGCCGCAACGAGGGCGACGGCCTGCGCTGCCCTTTCCACGGCTGGAAGTTCGACGTGAGCGGCCAGTGCACCGAAACCCCGGCCGAACCCGCGGGCAGCACGCTGTGCACCCGCGTCAAGCAACGCAGCTACCCACTGATCGAAAAAGCCGGTGCGCTGTTCGGCTGGTTCGGCCCCGAAGGCAGCACGCCACCGCCCTTCCCCGCGCTCGACTGCTTTGAAGCGCCGTCCACGCACAGCTTCGTGTTCAAGGGCCTGTGGCACTGCAACTGGCTGCAGGCGTTCGAGGTCGGCATCGACCCGGCCCACGCTTCGTACCTGCACCGCTTCTTCCACGACGCCTCGCTCGACGACAGCTACGGCAAGCAGTTCCGCGGCGCCAGCGTGGGCGAGGTGGGCGGCGAGCGCTGGCCCATGACCAAGGTGATGCGCGAATTCGGCCAGCCTGAGATCAGCTTCACCCAGCAGCCCTATGGCCTGCAATTGACCGCGCTGCGCCCCATGACCGACGCACTCACCCACGTGCGCATCACCAACGCGGTGTTCCCGCAGACCTTCGTGATCCCGCTCTCCGAGACCATGACGATCACGCAGATGCACGTGCCGGTGGACGACACGCGCAATCACTGGTTTGCCTTCTTCACCAGTTTCGACCAACCGGTGGACAAGGACACCATGCGCAACCAGCGCCTGGCCGCCGTCACCCTGCCCGACTACATCCCCAAGTCCGGCCGCCACAACCAGTGGGGCTTCAACGCCGAAGAGCAGCAGAACCGCACCTACCTCGGCATGGGCGAGGACGACATCAACGTGCACGACCAGTGGGCCTGCGAGAGCATGGGCGCCATCCAGGACCGCACGCGGGAGCACCTGGGCACCACCGACAAAGTGATCATGGCGAACCGGCGCATGTTGTTGCAGGCCATGGACACGGTCGAACAAGGTGGCACAGCGCCCGGCATCGCCGACCCCGCACAACACGCCAGCATCACCGGCCCCGACACGGTGGACGGCATTGCCCCCGCCGACGGCTGGCCCGCCTGGTGGCAGGACGCCGTGCGCAGCAAGCGCGAAAGCGCGCCCTGGCACAACACCGCCGCCACAGCCACGGCCAACGACACGGTGGCCGCGACATGA